The Ochrobactrum sp. BTU1 genome includes a region encoding these proteins:
- a CDS encoding undecaprenyl/decaprenyl-phosphate alpha-N-acetylglucosaminyl 1-phosphate transferase, with the protein MTSLFWTSLLAFIMSAIFCLGLRGLARDWYLLDVPNARKKHDGTVPLCGGIAIFLTFFFCAFLAPSMVGSANAALLLPGLLLILTTGVLDDRFDLPVTPRLVMQLTAGFVIIVTVGLEEIHLGLGARQSETLQAASSNVWGDAVTGPLFLLLALAFIVGLVNAVNMSDGVDGLSGSASAVSFFWLALISFKADQQQLGLQSLILSSACIGFLIFNMRHRFRSRASIFLGDGGSTLLGASLAGIILILANRQISLEFPILLWIVIVPVVDTLSLIVRRLAARKSPFSPDRQHLHHLLLDRGFSIGQTAFTICLLNFFAGAIAFGAIALNVPAWVMLLALIIPFSAHILFVLRSSKSAPLISASVSVDATPSPKPKITLPGATS; encoded by the coding sequence ATGACTAGTCTTTTCTGGACCTCGTTGCTGGCATTTATAATGTCGGCTATTTTCTGTCTCGGATTACGAGGTCTTGCCCGCGATTGGTATTTATTAGATGTGCCTAATGCCCGCAAGAAGCACGATGGAACTGTTCCACTCTGCGGAGGAATAGCAATTTTTCTAACCTTCTTCTTCTGTGCCTTCCTAGCTCCTTCCATGGTTGGTTCGGCAAATGCGGCTCTACTGCTACCCGGACTGCTTCTAATTTTGACGACGGGAGTATTGGACGACAGATTTGATCTTCCCGTTACGCCACGGCTTGTAATGCAATTGACAGCCGGATTTGTCATTATCGTTACCGTAGGATTAGAGGAGATTCACCTGGGTCTGGGCGCAAGGCAATCAGAGACCTTGCAGGCGGCTTCCTCTAATGTTTGGGGCGACGCTGTAACTGGTCCATTATTCTTGCTTTTGGCTCTCGCATTCATTGTGGGGCTTGTAAACGCCGTGAATATGAGCGACGGAGTCGATGGGCTTTCCGGCTCTGCAAGCGCGGTTTCATTCTTCTGGCTTGCTTTGATCAGTTTCAAAGCTGATCAGCAGCAGCTAGGCCTGCAGTCGCTAATTCTTTCATCAGCATGCATCGGTTTTTTGATTTTCAACATGCGGCACCGTTTCCGGAGCAGAGCAAGCATTTTCCTTGGCGATGGGGGAAGTACGCTTCTGGGCGCGTCTCTCGCTGGGATAATCCTCATTTTGGCAAACAGGCAAATCTCACTGGAGTTTCCGATCCTGTTATGGATCGTGATAGTCCCTGTTGTCGATACGCTAAGCCTGATAGTGCGCCGGCTCGCAGCGCGAAAAAGCCCTTTCTCACCCGATAGACAACATTTGCATCATCTGCTGCTCGATCGTGGTTTCTCGATAGGGCAAACTGCATTCACTATCTGCCTCCTCAATTTTTTTGCAGGTGCAATCGCCTTTGGAGCAATCGCCTTGAATGTGCCAGCATGGGTGATGTTGCTCGCACTTATTATTCCATTTAGCGCGCATATTCTGTTTGTCTTGCGCTCAAGCAAGAGTGCTCCTTTAATCAGTGCATCCGTGAGCGTAGATGCCACCCCCTCACCCAAGCCAAAGATAACTTTACCAGGGGC
- a CDS encoding oligosaccharide flippase family protein, with amino-acid sequence MSGARRGILMAALEQYAGLIFNFVTVIAVSRFLGPAETGAGVVGLSIGAIFYSLREFASPEFLIRIEKIRDPDIRTSMTFLMTVTLLLSAVLYFARDYFAQSYHDPLLLLFLNITIIAALVESLSLPVVALLRREMAFGMLARIRTAGTGAGALVTIAMAGLGFGHMCFAFGLLASAMITTGLALSIYPLGRLLYPSFESINTAWRFGIYLGGNAGLNKICETFPQLMLGRFMPIASVGIYNRANTVSGLPDRIFLSAVFTVAFPMLSAHARAGGDISRAYIRALSYISVVYWPAQILLALLAYPMVAIILGPGWTEAAPIVAVMSLASLFWFPVILTYPLLMALGENREAFVSNVISRVVATAILCAGAFYGLFAVALSQFISLPFQMVVAIIYVRKHVRFTYKELGRELMRSASVTIIAILAPAMIVISNGLNLEMSWLKAVVVVVTAILSWSIGLILVRHPFAEELTPLLTALIRRLPFRPRGMRRVDAKISQSAE; translated from the coding sequence ATGAGTGGTGCACGCAGAGGTATTCTGATGGCCGCGCTCGAACAATATGCCGGCTTGATTTTCAATTTCGTCACAGTGATCGCTGTTTCACGGTTTCTAGGTCCCGCCGAGACGGGTGCTGGAGTTGTCGGTCTGAGTATTGGAGCGATCTTCTATTCCCTGCGTGAATTTGCGAGTCCGGAATTTCTCATCCGCATTGAAAAAATCCGAGATCCGGACATCCGGACCTCGATGACGTTTCTGATGACCGTCACGCTCTTGCTTTCAGCTGTCCTTTATTTTGCTCGAGACTACTTTGCCCAGTCGTATCACGACCCGCTACTACTGCTTTTTCTTAACATAACAATAATTGCTGCACTCGTTGAGAGTTTGTCACTACCAGTGGTGGCCTTATTGAGGCGTGAAATGGCGTTTGGTATGTTGGCCCGCATTCGTACTGCAGGAACTGGTGCGGGTGCATTGGTTACTATTGCCATGGCTGGACTGGGCTTCGGACATATGTGTTTTGCATTCGGATTGCTTGCAAGTGCAATGATCACAACAGGTTTGGCTCTGTCGATTTATCCGCTCGGGCGGCTTCTATATCCTTCTTTTGAAAGTATAAACACAGCTTGGAGGTTCGGTATCTATCTCGGCGGCAATGCGGGCCTCAACAAAATCTGTGAAACCTTTCCGCAACTCATGCTTGGACGCTTTATGCCGATCGCATCCGTCGGCATTTACAACCGCGCCAACACAGTCAGCGGATTACCGGACCGAATCTTTCTTTCGGCGGTCTTTACGGTGGCGTTTCCCATGCTCTCCGCACATGCGCGGGCCGGAGGTGACATCAGTCGGGCTTATATACGGGCCTTATCCTATATTTCTGTCGTTTATTGGCCAGCGCAAATTCTATTGGCTCTCCTGGCTTACCCGATGGTTGCCATCATACTGGGTCCTGGATGGACGGAAGCAGCCCCGATTGTGGCTGTAATGAGCCTTGCCAGTTTGTTCTGGTTCCCTGTTATTCTCACCTACCCACTGTTGATGGCTTTAGGCGAAAATCGAGAAGCATTCGTTTCTAATGTAATCTCCAGGGTAGTCGCCACCGCAATCCTGTGCGCCGGAGCATTTTATGGATTGTTCGCGGTTGCACTCAGTCAATTCATCAGTCTACCGTTCCAAATGGTTGTCGCGATCATCTACGTGCGCAAGCATGTCAGGTTCACCTACAAGGAACTAGGCCGTGAACTGATGCGAAGCGCTTCAGTTACAATAATTGCAATCCTCGCACCTGCTATGATCGTGATATCGAACGGACTCAACCTGGAGATGTCTTGGTTGAAAGCCGTTGTCGTCGTTGTAACCGCAATTTTGAGCTGGTCAATCGGCCTGATTTTGGTCCGTCATCCCTTCGCAGAAGAATTAACGCCGCTACTGACTGCTTTAATAAGGAGATTGCCGTTCCGCCCTCGTGGGATGCGGCGCGTTGATGCCAAGATATCACAATCAGCAGAGTGA
- a CDS encoding glycosyltransferase family 2 protein → MNNTESGYPTVDVVIPNYNYGQYLLECAASVLTQKGVDVRLLIIDNASHDLSADICRTIAAGDQRVEVILRTRNLGPHASFNEGIDWARSEYFLILCADDLLVDGALSRAVCALEQSPDVHLAHGSIENFSGNDYPKPVDLPKRGGWVIQSGNEFIERACMHAYNPVAGPTALVRTSVQKKVGYYKTNLQHTDDLEMWLRFATYGGVASTNAVQACARVHNLNRSASVAGIVEWNCEFEAAFRTFFESDGAALPNASALFELAQDCLAKRAYWSAFSNLLRREKGSASLMAFALRRHPSMILFPPIDYLLQRRNRH, encoded by the coding sequence ATGAACAATACTGAGAGTGGATATCCTACCGTTGACGTTGTCATTCCAAATTACAATTACGGTCAATATTTGTTAGAGTGTGCAGCCAGCGTCTTGACACAAAAAGGCGTCGACGTGAGGCTGCTGATCATTGATAACGCATCCCATGACCTGAGCGCTGACATCTGTAGAACAATTGCAGCAGGCGACCAACGGGTTGAAGTGATACTCAGAACTAGAAATTTAGGGCCTCACGCATCGTTCAATGAGGGAATTGACTGGGCTAGATCCGAATACTTCTTGATATTGTGTGCCGATGATCTGTTGGTTGATGGTGCCCTAAGTCGAGCGGTCTGCGCGCTCGAACAATCTCCAGATGTTCATCTCGCTCATGGGTCGATTGAGAATTTTTCTGGCAATGACTACCCAAAGCCGGTGGATCTTCCCAAACGGGGTGGGTGGGTAATCCAGTCGGGAAACGAATTCATCGAACGAGCTTGCATGCACGCTTACAATCCCGTTGCCGGTCCCACAGCCCTCGTTAGAACGTCGGTTCAAAAAAAGGTTGGGTACTATAAGACAAACCTTCAACACACAGATGATCTTGAAATGTGGCTTAGGTTTGCAACATACGGAGGAGTTGCATCGACAAATGCTGTTCAAGCTTGCGCGCGGGTGCATAACCTAAATCGCTCTGCGAGTGTAGCTGGTATCGTTGAGTGGAACTGCGAATTTGAAGCTGCGTTCCGCACATTCTTCGAAAGTGACGGCGCGGCGCTGCCCAATGCATCGGCGCTCTTCGAACTAGCGCAGGATTGTCTAGCGAAGCGCGCGTATTGGTCCGCATTTTCCAATTTACTGCGACGAGAGAAAGGTTCTGCATCCCTGATGGCGTTCGCATTAAGGCGACATCCTTCAATGATCTTATTTCCACCAATCGACTACTTGTTGCAGCGTCGCAATCGCCATTAA
- a CDS encoding polysaccharide pyruvyl transferase family protein, with translation MKIGLFGQFGSGNTGNDGSLEAMLRLLDRICPNAQLVCICSRPDVISEKYEIASAPVGQPASENRLMRTLNSVLLHVPRRLSGFVSAVSLAQGLDFIIVPGTGILDDFNENPFGWPFAVLRWSVAAKIAGARLAFISIGAGPVTLPLSRFFVRRASMLASYRSYRDQVSLDFMRSLGVISINDVVTADIAFSLPTVEESVRKVGTQTIGLGIMDYKGWRKNAADASLIYDTYLDKMAKLLDQLLAQGKQVRLLTGDRADYKAVEDLLKRLAMHKSNSIIFEPALSLNQLMQQIAQVDIVVASRYHNIVCALAMGRPAISVAYAKKNDALLHDTGLSQFCHHIENFEPTTLQAQIERMLLQKDQLSIDVKAGVKQYRERLNVQEEMLRRSLFEHDRNKD, from the coding sequence ATGAAAATAGGGCTTTTTGGTCAGTTCGGCTCAGGCAATACCGGCAATGACGGCTCCCTGGAGGCAATGCTGCGGTTACTTGATCGTATCTGTCCAAACGCTCAGCTGGTTTGTATCTGTTCACGGCCCGACGTTATCAGCGAGAAGTACGAAATTGCATCTGCACCAGTGGGACAGCCCGCGTCGGAGAACCGCCTGATGCGGACGCTCAACAGCGTCTTACTGCATGTTCCACGGCGACTATCTGGTTTTGTGAGTGCGGTCTCTCTAGCGCAGGGGCTGGATTTCATAATTGTACCTGGGACCGGCATTCTCGATGATTTCAATGAGAACCCATTTGGCTGGCCATTTGCGGTATTGCGATGGTCTGTCGCCGCAAAAATTGCAGGCGCACGTCTTGCATTCATTTCAATCGGAGCGGGTCCTGTTACGCTTCCCCTTAGTCGATTTTTCGTTCGCAGAGCGTCAATGCTCGCGTCTTATCGTTCTTATCGCGATCAGGTCTCCCTCGACTTCATGCGATCTCTTGGCGTGATCTCAATAAACGATGTCGTCACAGCTGATATAGCCTTTTCGCTTCCAACGGTCGAGGAAAGTGTGCGTAAAGTTGGCACCCAGACTATAGGACTTGGCATAATGGACTATAAGGGGTGGCGCAAGAATGCTGCCGACGCTTCCCTCATCTACGACACATATCTCGACAAAATGGCGAAGTTGCTCGATCAACTATTGGCCCAAGGGAAACAGGTCCGGCTTTTAACGGGAGATAGAGCTGACTATAAGGCAGTTGAAGATCTACTAAAACGACTCGCTATGCATAAATCAAATAGCATAATTTTTGAGCCTGCTCTGTCGTTAAACCAGCTGATGCAACAGATCGCCCAGGTCGACATCGTTGTTGCCAGCCGCTATCACAATATCGTCTGTGCGCTTGCCATGGGGCGACCAGCTATCTCAGTCGCTTACGCAAAGAAAAATGATGCGCTGCTTCATGACACAGGTCTCTCCCAATTTTGCCATCACATTGAGAATTTCGAGCCGACGACATTGCAGGCTCAGATAGAACGCATGCTATTACAGAAGGACCAACTCTCTATCGACGTTAAAGCCGGCGTGAAGCAATATCGTGAACGGCTAAACGTGCAGGAAGAAATGTTGCGCAGATCATTGTTTGAGCACGATCGCAACAAGGATTAA
- a CDS encoding glycosyltransferase family 4 protein: MKCAYFVRPHIGGTYSVFSRLGPSLKNRGIELRWLAAGATGDAIAIAETAQGLGDAYRKGDAIDKLGVLDEQTRAKKTVTFLVENNYKAVFVNVLSSRFETNLVRYLPEDILRVMIVHSITPGTYAAAREIRDYVHATVGVSKRCREDLVNNYGFDPRRILVIPHGLNRIARPVRLLDGPDQNGPLRLLYLGRVDDSSKGVFWLPSILRQLECDYHLTVAGDGPDLERLRFQLKGFGDKVSFTGWVAPSDVAALVSQNDVMLMPSRFEGFGLTLIEAMSQGCPAVVSRIAGVTDFIVTDGEDGLLFPVGDVRQAARHIDKLASDPKLRNKMALAAIRKVDVAFNSETVGEAYSDLLENLSAEPPKIASPLKLSQWKMPPALHTSLRSRLPKPVKNWLRQVRERMHTVLSAV, translated from the coding sequence ATGAAGTGCGCCTACTTTGTCCGCCCACATATTGGCGGCACCTATTCGGTATTCTCCAGGCTTGGACCATCGCTCAAGAACAGAGGAATTGAGCTTCGTTGGCTTGCTGCTGGTGCAACTGGAGATGCAATTGCTATTGCCGAAACTGCTCAGGGGCTTGGTGACGCCTATCGCAAGGGCGACGCTATTGACAAATTGGGCGTCCTAGATGAGCAAACGAGAGCGAAAAAGACGGTCACTTTTCTAGTTGAAAACAATTATAAAGCCGTTTTTGTTAATGTTCTTTCTAGCCGTTTCGAAACCAATCTGGTTCGATATTTGCCGGAGGATATATTGCGTGTAATGATTGTTCACAGTATCACACCTGGAACCTATGCCGCAGCGCGTGAAATCCGCGATTATGTCCATGCAACCGTTGGCGTATCGAAGCGTTGCCGCGAGGATTTGGTCAATAACTACGGCTTCGACCCGAGGCGGATTCTCGTTATTCCCCATGGCTTGAACCGGATCGCCCGGCCCGTGCGTTTACTTGATGGCCCTGATCAAAATGGCCCGCTTAGATTGCTGTACCTCGGTCGTGTTGATGACAGTTCCAAAGGGGTGTTCTGGCTTCCAAGTATTCTTCGACAGCTTGAATGCGATTATCATTTAACTGTCGCTGGTGACGGTCCTGATTTAGAACGTTTGCGGTTTCAGCTTAAAGGATTCGGCGACAAAGTCTCGTTTACGGGTTGGGTAGCGCCATCGGACGTAGCCGCGCTGGTAAGCCAGAATGACGTTATGCTGATGCCTTCGAGATTTGAAGGTTTCGGACTGACACTTATTGAGGCGATGAGCCAAGGCTGCCCTGCTGTCGTGTCTCGTATAGCTGGCGTCACAGATTTTATTGTTACTGATGGGGAAGATGGGCTGTTGTTTCCTGTAGGTGATGTGAGACAGGCCGCCCGCCATATCGATAAACTAGCGTCTGACCCAAAACTCAGAAACAAAATGGCGCTTGCAGCGATCCGCAAAGTCGATGTTGCATTCAACAGCGAAACGGTCGGAGAAGCCTATTCTGATCTGCTCGAGAACCTTTCTGCAGAACCTCCGAAGATTGCGTCACCTTTAAAACTCTCGCAATGGAAGATGCCACCAGCACTACATACCAGCTTACGTAGCAGATTACCCAAGCCTGTAAAAAACTGGCTAAGACAAGTCCGGGAGCGCATGCATACTGTCTTGTCGGCCGTGTAA